In Enterobacter sp. 638, a single window of DNA contains:
- the hycC gene encoding formate hydrogenlyase subunit 3: MNAVDVIISAVACLTVTAFLSLLFSFYKPLSGWIAGLGGAVGSVMTLTAGVVVLTRGLSAAAVIPVIHHSIALTPLNAIWLVTFGLCGLFISLFNIDWHRHSQTKPNGLLVNLLLATAICAVVASNLAALVVMAEIMALCGVFLTGCTQSGKLWFALGRLGTLLLALACWLTWQRYATLDLVLINERTQLLPLGADIWLLGMAGFGLLAGIIPLHGWAPQAHANASAPAATLFSTVVMKVGLFGMLTLTLVGGQPPLWWGVVLLLVGMLTAFVGGLYALMEHNIQRLLAYHTLENIGIILLGFGAGVTGLALNQPALIAAGFIGGLYHLINHSLFKSTLFLGAGSVWFRTGHRDIEKLGGIGKKMPLISLAMLVGLMAMAALPPLNGFAGEWVIYQSFFALGQSDVFIARLLGPLLAVGLAITGALAVMCMAKVYGVTFLGAPRTREARQAFSAPFLMTTSVVLLAMCCIAGGVAAPWLLPLLGTAVPLPLTTAHTTVSQPMIALLLIAAPLLPFVLMLFFKRDRLPARSRGAAWACGYEHEESMVITAHGFAMPVKENFSAVLKLREKLNPVGWVPGWQSAAAPGLFRRLAVIELAVLVVIVISRGA, from the coding sequence ATGAACGCTGTCGATGTGATTATCAGTGCCGTAGCGTGCCTGACGGTGACGGCTTTTCTGTCACTTCTCTTCTCATTTTATAAGCCGCTGAGCGGCTGGATTGCCGGGCTTGGCGGCGCAGTGGGCAGCGTGATGACGCTTACTGCGGGTGTTGTCGTGTTGACGCGCGGGCTGAGTGCTGCGGCGGTGATTCCTGTTATCCATCACAGCATTGCCCTTACGCCGCTCAACGCCATCTGGCTGGTGACCTTTGGTTTGTGCGGGCTGTTTATCAGCCTGTTTAACATCGACTGGCATCGTCATTCGCAGACCAAACCGAACGGATTGTTGGTCAATTTGCTGCTGGCGACCGCCATTTGTGCCGTAGTCGCCAGCAATCTCGCGGCGCTGGTGGTGATGGCCGAAATCATGGCGCTATGCGGGGTGTTTCTCACCGGATGCACGCAGTCTGGCAAGCTGTGGTTTGCGCTGGGACGCCTGGGAACGCTGCTGCTGGCGCTGGCGTGCTGGTTAACGTGGCAACGCTACGCCACGCTGGATCTGGTGCTGATCAATGAACGCACGCAGTTGTTGCCATTAGGTGCCGACATCTGGCTGCTGGGGATGGCTGGCTTCGGTTTACTGGCGGGGATTATTCCTCTGCACGGCTGGGCTCCCCAGGCACATGCTAACGCTTCTGCTCCTGCCGCGACGCTGTTTTCAACCGTAGTGATGAAGGTCGGTCTGTTCGGCATGTTGACGCTGACGCTGGTGGGTGGACAACCGCCACTGTGGTGGGGCGTGGTGCTGTTGCTGGTCGGGATGCTCACCGCTTTCGTGGGCGGACTGTATGCCTTGATGGAGCACAATATCCAACGTTTGCTGGCGTACCACACGCTCGAAAACATCGGCATCATTTTGCTGGGCTTTGGCGCAGGTGTGACCGGGCTTGCATTGAACCAACCGGCCCTGATCGCGGCCGGATTTATCGGCGGGCTCTATCACCTCATCAACCACAGCCTGTTTAAAAGCACCCTGTTTCTGGGCGCGGGCAGCGTCTGGTTCCGTACCGGACATCGTGACATCGAGAAGCTCGGCGGGATCGGTAAAAAAATGCCGCTTATCTCGCTGGCCATGCTGGTCGGGCTGATGGCGATGGCCGCGCTGCCGCCGCTGAACGGCTTTGCAGGCGAATGGGTTATCTACCAGTCCTTCTTTGCACTCGGCCAGAGCGACGTGTTTATTGCACGCCTTCTTGGCCCGTTATTGGCGGTGGGTTTAGCCATTACCGGGGCGCTGGCGGTGATGTGCATGGCGAAAGTGTATGGGGTGACGTTCCTGGGCGCGCCACGTACCCGTGAAGCCAGACAGGCCTTTAGCGCACCTTTCCTGATGACGACGAGCGTGGTTCTGCTGGCGATGTGCTGTATCGCAGGCGGCGTTGCAGCGCCGTGGCTGCTGCCGCTGTTGGGAACGGCTGTTCCGCTGCCGCTGACGACAGCGCACACCACCGTTTCTCAACCGATGATTGCGCTGCTGCTGATTGCCGCGCCACTGCTGCCGTTCGTGCTGATGCTGTTCTTCAAACGCGATCGCCTGCCTGCCCGTTCGCGCGGCGCGGCATGGGCCTGCGGATATGAACACGAAGAATCCATGGTGATCACCGCCCACGGCTTTGCGATGCCGGTAAAAGAAAACTTTTCTGCCGTGCTGAAACTGCGAGAAAAGCTCAATCCGGTGGGCTGGGTTCCTGGCTGGCAGAGCGCTGCCGCACCCGGCTTATTCCGTCGCCTCGCCGTGATCGAACTGGCGGTGCTGGTGGTGATTGTGATTTCACGAGGAGCCTGA
- the hypA gene encoding hydrogenase maturation nickel metallochaperone HypA codes for MHEITLCQRALELIEQQAKAHNAKRVTGVWLKVGAFSCVETSALTFCFELVCRDTLAEGCQLYIEEQQAECWCEHCQQYVTLLSSKVRLCPQCQNVGLRIVADDGLQIQRLEIDQE; via the coding sequence ATGCACGAAATCACCCTCTGCCAGCGAGCGCTGGAGTTAATCGAACAGCAGGCAAAAGCGCACAACGCGAAACGCGTGACAGGTGTGTGGCTGAAAGTGGGGGCGTTTTCCTGCGTCGAAACCAGCGCCCTCACCTTTTGCTTTGAGCTGGTGTGCCGCGACACGCTGGCAGAAGGCTGTCAGCTGTATATAGAAGAACAGCAGGCCGAATGCTGGTGTGAACACTGCCAGCAATACGTCACGCTGCTCTCCTCTAAAGTGCGCCTCTGTCCGCAGTGCCAGAACGTTGGGCTGCGCATCGTGGCGGACGACGGTTTGCAGATCCAGCGCCTCGAAATAGACCAGGAGTAA
- a CDS encoding HypC/HybG/HupF family hydrogenase formation chaperone — MCIGVPGQIHSIDGNQAKVEVCGVLRDVDLSLVGCVDETGASRLGQWVLVHVGFAMSLIDEDEARDTLAALQNMFEVEPDVGALLYGEER; from the coding sequence ATGTGCATAGGCGTTCCGGGACAAATTCATTCCATCGATGGAAATCAGGCAAAAGTGGAAGTCTGCGGCGTGCTGCGCGACGTTGATCTCTCCCTGGTCGGGTGCGTGGACGAAACCGGCGCATCGCGTCTTGGTCAGTGGGTGCTGGTTCACGTGGGCTTTGCGATGAGCCTGATCGACGAGGACGAAGCCCGCGATACCCTGGCGGCGCTGCAAAATATGTTTGAAGTCGAGCCGGACGTCGGCGCGCTGCTGTACGGCGAGGAGCGATAG
- the hycA gene encoding formate hydrogenlyase regulator HycA — protein sequence MTIWEISEKADYIAQRHQSLQEQWQHYCNSLVQGITLSKARLHHAMSCAAQEDLCFVLFGHFMIYVTLADTFNSHTIQYFVETKEGERELIAQAQLMADGMVDGHVSNRDRQQVLEHYLEKIAPVYNNLYSAVEHDLPVDLKALVSEPRTV from the coding sequence ATGACTATTTGGGAAATTAGCGAAAAGGCGGATTACATCGCGCAGCGCCATCAATCACTGCAGGAACAATGGCAGCATTACTGTAATTCGCTGGTCCAGGGGATCACCCTGTCAAAAGCGCGTCTGCATCACGCCATGAGCTGTGCGGCACAAGAGGATTTGTGCTTTGTCCTGTTCGGCCACTTCATGATTTACGTCACCCTGGCGGACACGTTTAACAGCCACACCATTCAGTACTTTGTCGAGACAAAAGAGGGCGAAAGAGAGTTGATTGCGCAGGCGCAGTTGATGGCCGACGGCATGGTTGACGGTCACGTTAGCAACCGCGATCGCCAGCAGGTGCTTGAACACTATCTGGAAAAAATCGCACCTGTTTACAACAACCTCTATTCCGCGGTTGAGCACGATTTACCGGTGGATTTAAAAGCGCTGGTGAGCGAGCCGCGCACCGTCTGA
- the hypE gene encoding hydrogenase expression/formation protein HypE — MTTVEMAHGSGGQAMQQLISQLFLEAFANPWLAEQEDQARIALSTLTAQGDRLAFSTDSYVIDPLFFPGGDIGKLAVCGTANDVAVSGAIPRYLSCGFILEEGLAMDTLKTVVQSMASTAREAGIAIVTGDTKVVQRGAADKLFINTAGLGAIPADVHWGAQRLAVGDVLIVSGTLGCHGATILNLREGLGLDGELHSDCAVLTPLIQTLRHIPGIKALRDATRGGVNAVAHEFAASSGCGIELTEQHLPVKPAVRGLCELLGLDPLNFANEGKLLIGVERSAAEAVLTQLRAHPLGQDAAVIGEVVERKGVRLTGLYGIKRTLDLPHAEPLPRIC; from the coding sequence ATGACCACGGTTGAAATGGCGCACGGCAGCGGCGGCCAGGCGATGCAGCAGCTCATCAGCCAACTGTTTCTGGAAGCGTTTGCCAATCCGTGGCTGGCGGAGCAGGAAGATCAGGCGCGCATTGCCCTGTCGACACTGACCGCGCAGGGCGACAGGCTGGCCTTCTCCACCGACAGTTACGTGATTGATCCGCTGTTCTTTCCGGGCGGCGATATCGGCAAGCTCGCGGTATGCGGTACGGCGAATGACGTGGCCGTCAGCGGCGCAATCCCCCGCTATCTTTCGTGCGGCTTTATCCTCGAAGAAGGGTTGGCGATGGACACGCTAAAAACCGTCGTCCAAAGCATGGCAAGCACCGCACGCGAAGCGGGTATCGCTATCGTCACCGGTGACACCAAAGTCGTGCAGCGTGGCGCGGCGGATAAACTGTTTATTAATACTGCCGGACTGGGCGCCATCCCCGCGGACGTTCACTGGGGCGCACAACGGTTGGCGGTCGGCGATGTGCTGATCGTGAGCGGCACGTTGGGCTGTCATGGCGCAACGATTTTAAACCTGCGAGAAGGCCTGGGTCTGGACGGTGAATTGCACAGCGACTGCGCCGTGTTGACGCCACTTATCCAGACGCTTCGTCACATTCCGGGTATCAAAGCCCTGCGCGACGCGACGCGCGGGGGAGTGAATGCGGTTGCCCACGAATTTGCTGCCAGCAGCGGCTGCGGCATTGAGCTGACAGAGCAACATCTGCCGGTCAAACCTGCCGTGCGTGGCCTGTGCGAACTTCTTGGCCTTGATCCGCTAAACTTTGCCAACGAAGGCAAACTGTTAATCGGCGTCGAGCGTTCTGCAGCAGAAGCCGTACTGACGCAGTTGCGCGCGCATCCACTTGGTCAAGATGCTGCCGTGATTGGTGAAGTGGTTGAGCGCAAAGGGGTGCGCCTGACCGGGCTTTACGGCATTAAACGCACGCTGGATTTACCGCACGCGGAACCGTTACCCCGAATTTGCTAG
- the hypD gene encoding hydrogenase formation protein HypD, producing the protein MRYVDEYRAPEQVMRLIAHLKTRATLLDYTAQRPLRIMEVCGGHTHAIFKFGLDQLLPENIEFIHGPGCPVCVLPMGRIDNCIEIASQPEVIFCTFGDAMRVPGKKGSLLQARARGADVRIVYSPVDALKLAAENPTRKVVFFGLGFETTMPATAITLQQAKAKGLDNFFFFCQHITLIPTLRSLLEEPDNGIDAFLAPGHVSMVIGTEAYSFIAADYHRPLVVAGFEPLDLLQGVNMLVEQKIAALSVVENQYRRVVPDAGNPLAQNAIAEVFAVEGDSEWRGLGLIAESGVHLTPAYRAFDAEAHFRPQPQQVCDDPRARCGAVLTGKCKPHQCPLFGNTCNPQTAFGALMVSSEGACAAWYQYRNQECEA; encoded by the coding sequence ATGCGCTACGTTGATGAATATCGCGCGCCGGAACAGGTGATGCGGCTTATCGCCCACCTTAAAACCCGGGCAACATTACTCGATTACACCGCACAGCGTCCGCTGCGGATTATGGAAGTGTGTGGCGGGCACACGCATGCCATCTTCAAATTTGGCCTTGACCAGCTGCTGCCGGAAAACATCGAGTTTATCCACGGTCCGGGCTGTCCGGTCTGCGTGCTGCCGATGGGCCGTATCGATAATTGCATCGAAATCGCCAGCCAGCCTGAGGTGATTTTTTGCACCTTTGGCGATGCGATGCGCGTGCCGGGCAAAAAAGGCTCACTGTTACAGGCCAGAGCGCGCGGTGCGGATGTGCGAATCGTCTATTCACCCGTGGATGCGCTGAAGCTGGCGGCTGAAAATCCAACGCGCAAAGTGGTGTTTTTCGGCCTGGGGTTTGAAACCACCATGCCCGCCACAGCCATTACCCTGCAACAGGCAAAAGCAAAAGGTCTCGATAACTTCTTCTTTTTTTGCCAGCACATCACGCTGATCCCCACGCTGCGTAGCCTGTTGGAAGAACCCGATAACGGAATTGATGCTTTTTTAGCACCCGGTCACGTCAGTATGGTGATTGGTACAGAGGCTTACAGTTTTATTGCAGCGGACTATCATCGGCCATTAGTGGTCGCTGGTTTCGAACCACTTGATCTACTGCAAGGCGTCAACATGCTGGTTGAGCAGAAAATAGCAGCCCTGAGCGTGGTCGAAAATCAGTATCGCCGCGTCGTGCCGGATGCGGGAAATCCGCTGGCGCAAAACGCCATCGCCGAGGTTTTTGCCGTAGAAGGTGACAGCGAATGGCGCGGTCTGGGACTGATTGCTGAATCTGGCGTGCATTTAACCCCCGCGTATCGCGCGTTCGACGCCGAAGCGCATTTTCGCCCGCAGCCACAGCAGGTTTGTGATGACCCGCGAGCCCGCTGCGGAGCGGTCCTGACCGGTAAATGCAAACCGCATCAGTGCCCGTTATTTGGCAACACCTGCAATCCGCAAACCGCATTTGGCGCGCTGATGGTCTCTTCCGAAGGCGCCTGCGCCGCATGGTATCAGTATCGCAATCAGGAGTGTGAAGCATGA
- a CDS encoding 4Fe-4S dicluster domain-containing protein has translation MNRFVIADSTVCIGCHTCEAACSETHRLHGLQSMPRLKVMRNEKESAPQLCHHCEDAPCAGVCPVNAITRVEGAVQLNESLCVSCKLCGIACPFGAIEFSGSRPLHIPANANSPKAPPAPPAPARVSTLLDWVPGVRAVAVKCDLCSFDEQGPACVRTCPTKALILVNIRDIARSSKRKRELTVNTDFGDLSLFQTQNEGAK, from the coding sequence GTGAACCGTTTTGTAATAGCTGACTCGACGGTCTGCATTGGCTGTCATACCTGTGAAGCGGCGTGTTCAGAAACACACCGCCTGCACGGGTTGCAGTCGATGCCACGTTTGAAAGTCATGCGCAATGAGAAAGAGTCTGCGCCGCAGCTCTGCCATCATTGTGAGGACGCCCCCTGCGCGGGTGTCTGTCCTGTCAACGCCATCACCCGCGTTGAGGGTGCTGTGCAGCTCAATGAAAGTCTGTGCGTGAGCTGCAAACTGTGCGGCATCGCCTGTCCCTTTGGTGCCATTGAATTTTCCGGCAGCCGTCCGCTGCACATTCCTGCCAATGCTAATTCGCCAAAAGCGCCCCCTGCGCCACCGGCTCCGGCACGCGTCAGTACGCTGCTGGATTGGGTGCCTGGCGTGCGTGCCGTGGCGGTGAAATGCGATTTGTGCAGCTTTGACGAGCAAGGCCCAGCCTGTGTTCGCACCTGTCCGACAAAGGCGCTGATTTTAGTGAATATTCGTGATATTGCGCGCAGCAGCAAACGCAAACGCGAGCTAACCGTGAATACCGATTTTGGCGATCTGTCGCTGTTTCAGACGCAAAATGAGGGGGCGAAATGA
- the hypB gene encoding hydrogenase nickel incorporation protein HypB, which yields MCSTCGCAEGNLYIEGDEHRPHSAFRSAPFSPAPRITAALTGIQFAPKQSDAGDLHYGHGEAGTHAPGMSQRKMLEVEINVLDKNNQLAARNRARFAARQQLVLNLVSSPGSGKTTLLTETLKHLNGSVSCAVIEGDQQTVNDAARIRETGTPAIQVNTGKGCHLDAQMIADAAPRLPLADNGILFIENVGNLVCPASFDLGERHKVAVLSVTEGEDKPLKYPHMFAAASLMLLNKIDLLPYLNFDVDKCLAYAREVNPDIQILLVSATSGDGMENWLAWLENERCA from the coding sequence ATGTGTAGTACCTGCGGTTGCGCCGAAGGCAACCTGTATATCGAAGGCGATGAGCATCGCCCGCACTCCGCGTTTCGCTCCGCGCCATTCTCCCCTGCACCGCGCATCACGGCAGCGTTAACCGGCATTCAGTTCGCACCGAAGCAGTCCGATGCAGGCGATCTGCATTACGGCCACGGCGAAGCGGGGACGCATGCGCCAGGCATGAGCCAGCGCAAAATGTTGGAAGTCGAAATCAACGTGCTGGACAAAAACAATCAGCTGGCTGCACGTAATCGCGCGCGCTTTGCCGCGCGTCAACAGCTGGTGCTGAACCTGGTTTCCAGCCCCGGCTCGGGTAAAACGACCCTGCTGACGGAAACGCTCAAGCACCTTAACGGCAGCGTCTCGTGCGCGGTTATCGAAGGCGATCAGCAAACCGTGAATGACGCCGCACGCATCCGCGAAACCGGCACCCCGGCTATTCAGGTCAATACCGGTAAGGGCTGTCATCTGGATGCGCAAATGATTGCCGATGCTGCGCCGCGTCTGCCGCTGGCCGATAACGGCATTCTGTTTATTGAAAACGTCGGCAATCTGGTGTGTCCGGCGAGCTTTGATCTGGGCGAGCGTCACAAAGTTGCAGTGCTGTCCGTCACCGAAGGGGAAGACAAGCCTCTGAAATATCCGCATATGTTTGCCGCTGCCTCGCTGATGCTGCTCAATAAAATCGACCTGCTGCCGTATCTGAATTTCGATGTCGATAAATGCCTGGCGTACGCGCGCGAGGTGAACCCGGATATTCAGATCCTGCTAGTGTCCGCTACAAGCGGAGACGGCATGGAAAACTGGCTTGCGTGGCTGGAGAACGAACGATGTGCATAG
- a CDS encoding respiratory chain complex I subunit 1 family protein produces MSLLLALLQALVLFAVAPLLSGVTRVARARMHNRRGPGVLQEYRDLFKLMGRQSIAPDAAGWVFRLTPFVMVGVMLTIATALPVVTVWSPLPVLGDLITLIYLFAIARFFFAIAGLDTGSPFTGIGASREAMLGVLVEPILLLGLWVAAQVAGSTHISFITDTVYHWPVARSIPLILALCACAFATFIEMGKLPFDLAEAEQELQEGPLTEYSGYGFAVLKWGISLKQLVVLQMFVGVFFPWGQMIHFSVGGLLLAVVIAALKLMAGVLIIALFENSMARLRFVATSRITWAGFGFAFLAFVSLLVA; encoded by the coding sequence ATGAGTTTGTTACTGGCATTACTTCAGGCGCTGGTGTTGTTCGCCGTCGCGCCACTGCTCTCCGGCGTGACCCGCGTGGCGCGTGCGCGGATGCATAACCGTCGTGGTCCTGGCGTGCTGCAGGAATATCGTGACCTGTTCAAGCTGATGGGGCGTCAAAGCATTGCGCCCGATGCGGCGGGTTGGGTGTTTCGTCTGACGCCGTTCGTGATGGTCGGCGTGATGCTGACCATTGCCACCGCGCTGCCGGTGGTGACCGTGTGGTCACCGTTGCCTGTTTTGGGCGATCTGATCACCCTGATTTACCTCTTTGCTATCGCGCGCTTTTTCTTTGCCATTGCGGGCCTGGATACCGGCAGTCCGTTTACCGGCATCGGGGCCAGCCGCGAGGCGATGCTGGGCGTATTAGTGGAGCCGATCCTGCTACTGGGATTGTGGGTCGCCGCGCAGGTCGCGGGATCTACCCATATCAGCTTTATCACCGATACCGTCTATCACTGGCCCGTTGCGCGCAGCATCCCGCTGATTCTGGCGCTGTGCGCCTGCGCGTTTGCCACTTTTATCGAGATGGGCAAACTGCCGTTCGACCTCGCGGAAGCGGAGCAAGAGCTGCAGGAAGGCCCGCTCACCGAATACAGCGGCTACGGCTTTGCGGTACTGAAGTGGGGCATCAGCCTCAAACAGCTGGTGGTATTGCAGATGTTTGTCGGCGTCTTTTTCCCGTGGGGCCAAATGATCCACTTTTCCGTTGGCGGTCTGCTGCTGGCCGTGGTGATTGCCGCGCTCAAGCTGATGGCTGGCGTCCTCATTATCGCCCTGTTTGAAAACAGCATGGCGCGACTGCGTTTTGTTGCCACCTCACGCATTACCTGGGCTGGTTTTGGTTTTGCATTTTTAGCATTCGTCTCCTTGCTGGTGGCGTGA